The Camelina sativa cultivar DH55 chromosome 18, Cs, whole genome shotgun sequence DNA window AGGTCATTTTTATCATAGATGAGTGCAAGAAGAACATGCTTGAATTCCTCATAAGCTTCCTTGAGATATATAATACGCAGAGGTCAGAACTTGATAGATTGAGAAGTCAGgaataagaaatcaaaacctCGATGACGAATCAATAGAATAAGATAGATATAAAAAGAAGGttgtttattctatttttaactacatatacGCATTAGCAGTGACAGTAAAATCGGAGCTAAAAGCATACACACACAAAGAGAGCAAAAGAAtctaagaaaacataaaattaggatacgaaaaaataaaaaaagagagagagattcaataTAATTAAGAAGGGAGCCAAGGAGTACCGGGTAAGCATCAAGAGCACAGGGAGCAACACAAGTCCTCAAGCAAGCAATTGCAGCCTCATGTGTTCCTTTTCTCAGCAGCTCAATAAATTGCTTCACAGGGAGAAACAAAATTGGTTTTAAAATCGATCCTagacatacatacatacatacaatcctatccaaaaaaaaatatccaggAACCCTAACTAAGAAACGAACCAAATACACGGATTGAGGAGGAGATTAACAGACCTGTTTCTGGAGGCGAAATAGAATACGATGATCATCGAGGACGAAAGGAGCGTGGGAGCGAAGGATGTCGATGGCGGTCTCAATGTCACCGGATTCAATCGAGTTTCGGATCCGGCGAATGATCAATCTGGAGTGATAAGACGAAGAGGAAATagaaggagaggaaggagacgatgatgatgatggggatGAAGATGAATTGGTGGCGGCGGAGGCGGAGGCGGAGGCGGAGGCGGAGGAGTCGTCTTCGACCAGGTTTTCAGAGCTAACGAAATCGATGATGAGAGCATCAAGCGCCTCCCAATTCACAGGAGGTGTGTTGGAATCCATGTGGTATATTAGTTTGTCTATCTCTACCTCGATCTTCTCGTGTCGGCGCCCGCGAATATGCCGGCGATCTCAGAGAGCGTGGGATCGATCTCTTTTGTCTTgtgggtgaagaagaagaagaagtcgtgaggaagaaaaacaatttacaaaatctaaacccatataataataataattaattaatgccACGTGGCATTTTCATAGATTGGATTTTATTTTACACTGAAatctattattatattaaagcACGCACGcgcatttatttattattttcctatGGGTCGCAACTGCTAAATAAAAAGCCCAAACTGGAAAATTCATACTGAAGTCTCTTTGGTCCAATGATATGTTGGGAGGTTacccaaatatttttataaacatctTAATCTAAGCGAAGGTTTAGTTTAATAtttgtagatatattttttagactCATTGAATTTACTCTAGTCAGTGTAACCCCATCATATTAAACTTTTAACTGCGAATACTAAAACTTTTCGTATGCCTATGATGAATCTCTGATGCATTAGTAGTAGATAATGCAGTCAGCGAGAGAGAAATTGAACTTGAGTGGTAGTAAAACAAATGGTCAGACAAGAGATCTTTAAATTAAGACCAAGACAAAAACACAGATATATGCATTAGTACTTCAATTTAAAAAACTGGAAATTAAAATTTCTGAACTACTCACTCACACTCTGTTAACTTCCATAACAAAGACTGAAAGACAGATCTAATAATAATCCTCACCCGTTAATGAAATAGACTATCTCAGTAAACAACACATAActgcctttttcttcttcattttttttttttttttttaatgacttttCAGATCTAAGATTAACATAAATCGAAACAATTAAAAATCTGGAAGCAACCATTGttcctaaataaataaaataaacatagtgaaaactttttttcttttttcttttatctctatTAGCTCTACatactcttcttcatctccctgCTGCAACTTGACCCTTCTCTTCCACCCATTGCTTCCTAAAAAtttcaggaaaaaaacaaaagtatactTTTACATAATCCAATTAagagagaaacaacaactaaTTACACGACTTTCATCGGCACAGTGAATGAAGAAAAAGTcgatcttttattttcttataacaaaacccaattagttaattaagccaGAACAGAGAGAATAATAAAGTACCTGagattgtttgttattgttaatCATATGAACAAATCGTTCTTCATTGTTCTTAGACCCAACATGGGCCCTCTTAAGGCCCAAAAGCCCTTTCCACCTTCccttagaagaagaagaagaagaagaagatgagaagatgggTGGCTTGAGAGAGAAGATGTTGGTAGCATCACGTGGTGGACCtgcttcatcttcgtcttcttcaacgAGAAGCTCTTCTCTCAGTGTTCTCTGGACTTGATTGGTTTCCTTGAAAGGCAAAAGCTTTCCTTTAGAGAAGAGTTCATCAGCTGGCATCATCGTGTAGTTTGAGACTGAGAACTCGAAattatcagaagaagaagaagaagaaccctctGGTTTAGAGAGAGGGCTTGATCTCGTCGTCTTGGTCGTCTCAGGCCTAATCTCAACGAAATCGTTAGAGAAAGAGATTCTAGGACTCATACCACCACCATTGGAGTTGTACATTTCTAAGCATGCCATTAGAGAGACAGAAGAGCTCGTTTGTGTCGAATTATAAACTCACTTTAAGGACTCTTTCAGACggacagagagagaaaaaagagagagagttaattCTGGTAGGGACAGTCAAATTGCACAGAGAAGCCTTGTGTGCAGTAAAGGGTATTATATACTActcaaatttctcatttttagtttcttcttatGCACAAAGGATCAATGATGAAGccataataaccaaaaataatagtttaatatattactatatatatatatatatcttgtttttcattgaaaaaaaaaatttaacagtatttttttctttattgtgaAGGAAAATATtcattgattgtttttttattttattaatataattagtttattatttactgtttggacaaaaaaaaatttaataatttatttatcatcaAACCAATCTGTACAGTACTTGAGCGCTGGTGATGTCTTGGACACGTGTCAATTAGCTGTTCGGCTATTGgaattttggacaaaaaaatagGCCCAAGAATTTTGGCTGAGACACGCTCCCATACAGTTGCttacatttacaaaaaaaataaaaataacacatgcagcagcagcagcacctgtttcatttatttttcttgttgggATAAATATTTGCCATTGGGTTAACATATTGTGTACACTCTTAGTCTTAACTgcaacaattatttttattttagcttttaaTATTATCTTGGATAATATGAAGTGATATGCATTGCCAAAATGCCAGGTCGTGTACATCAGTACATATGACAAGATATTTTGTCATAAAGTAATAACtgtgttttttcttaattaccGAATTAGTtaacagaaaacaaaatgtcTTCCATTTAAACGGTAACTAGTGGCTTCacttatgtcaaaaaaaaaacaaaaaaggctaAGCAAAGTAGTAGATGAAGAACATTAATGTTAAGAAGTTGCGAAAAGTCTCTGActtgctttatatatatatatatatatatataaagacaaaTACACACGTACACATAGATAAGTATAAATCATATACTAGTATAAAGTTTCTACGGGGGATCAATTTGAAGGCAATTTAGGATGATTCCGAGAGGCCTCCTTAATATAGCTTAATATTATACATACTTGCTTATTACTATTGAACTAAATTGTCGTAGTATAGTTTtatactaatgttttttttttctttttcaaaaaacacAGAGGGGAACATATTTAATGAGTATTCAGTAACAGGTTATTATTAATTACGAAAAATATAAATGGTCAACCTGCGCATttactttcagttttttttgttttcttttctagtgGTTAATGGAAATATCCGCTCCTTGGGTTAGTTTATTATTCACTTCTATGAAATGAAGAGCATCGGGTATATAATCGTGGgtccaaaacaaaagattcaaatttgaataattGATAAAacttatagtatatattagagagcaaaaaatatgaaaagaaatGAGGGGGAAAAGATATAAAAGGAAAGTGTCATAGTAGCCAGATTTGGAGAGATGGCATCTCTTCCACGGAAGTGCCTTTGAAAGCTACGTCACTCTCTTTTTCTCGTCAATacgcaaaaaaaacaaagggtaATCAATGAGCCTCTGGGACAGCCAGAGTGTCTCTTCTCGTATATCTATCTATCTTCTCTTGCAATAAATTTTCGACCAAAGATTGTTAAATTCGTCAAAGCATGCATCCTCCTTTGTAGTCGTCTGTCTATATGTGATTTCTAATAATTAGTACTATCTTATTATCTAAATACTAATATCATCctcctttgtttatttttccttaaattaaaaaaaaaaaagaaaggaaaaaatacgAACCATATATAAATCTCGCTCTTGCAGCATTGACTGTGGTTTTGACTCAATAGTGAAAAGAAAGGTTTATATTAGCTGGCGATGCCGACCATTTCGCCTGACCCTTGCATGTGCTTCTCTTctgcatctctctctttctatatatattactatttattttacaCACACTACTCTTTACTCTTATATATTAGTTGCATGTGTATATTTTTACAAGTATACACACACAATAACAGAGAGACCCAAGAATATTGCTATTACTGACGTGAATGTAAGAGTAGTAACCAGCGTGGGTATCTTGGTCTAGTTAAGTgtgaaaattacattttaatcaTATCAAAGCTGTTGGTGCAGAATTTATCATCCCTAACATACCAATCTGAACCGAAAAGATAAATCGATTATTTAACTGAGAATCCGGTTAAAGGTCCTAATTGATTATCTACTTAGGGCATGTTTGGACAAGGAGACCCAGTCCCAGAGATGGAATGTCGACTTCCCAATTCGCCTGATGGCcgacttgaagaagaagcagtaACTTTCTATATTTTGGTTCAGGCTGTAGGGAAAGTTGACATATTATGTAATCTAACAAAACTGTATAAAAGGAGGGAGACTCTTTCATTGTAGATCATCttgcaattaataaaaaaaaccctagttctttaAATCTCTTGAGAAACCCGAACTTTTTCCccaaaaaattttaattcatgTCTGTTCTTGAGCTTTAATCCGATTCATTGAAAGattttttaagtaaatttatttctccatcaaacaaattcattaagtgaaacctagtttctacaaaaGCCATCGCCTCCTCCTCTTTACTTTAGTTATCTATCTATTTGTCTTGTACGTATTAAGGTTAACATCACATTCACATGAGCACGTTAGAAGCTTCTATTTTGCTCCCATAGACTAGTTTCTTATCACTTTATTTATGATTAACTCgtagtaatattatttttgatggAGCATCTTCTAGCCCTTCTACTTACTCTCAAAATACTTTTGATGTAATATCTTCTTATGAACCATCATCCTGTTTCTGTTAAACTATTTGAAGTCAAAGAGGACATTGGTTGTCAATCACATGGTTCAGAGAACGCTTTTCTCAGGTGATGAGTGGCAAGTGGGTTTATGCCACGTTTCGTTTTCATTATAAAGCCTCTCTCTCCTGCTCTCATCCGCATGACTGGTCAAAGATATAGTTCTCTGTTATTTTCCGAAATAATTGattgatatttttggaaatactCCAATACTAGATAATTTGGTTgacaaagtttgttttttttccttgtagAACTTGGAATTTTTACCTTTATAATAAGAGCCTAAATTCCAAATGctaaatcttattattttatgctCTTACATCCCAAAAAATTATCCACTcttcaaataaaaattgaaatttatgcACTAACAGTCCCATTTTCATATGGGATATATATCCAGGCCTCGGTTTCTTTCAATGCAGtttcacaatttttaaaatgtctTAATTAAAGTACGACAAAAACTTTCTTTTATATTGTAAAGCTTTGTCATTCATGctttcataataattttttaagaaaacaaatctttAGAAACATTTAAGCatcataaatatattaacatattatgaaaatattgcttgtatatatgttttaattaggtATATTTACTCCTCTATAAgagattctaatttttttttgtccttggGAGgatgttattacttattagtaaTATAGTGCGTGTGGTATTAACCACGTAAAGGATTTGtttattcttaattattattgaactttttttttaagtttatagtTGGACGATATGATAATGCacgataatatatttttgggtccataaaaatgtaattactaattaattcaTCGAAAGCTGTTCACAGGGTACTACGGAGGCGTACGTGCGGGGTtacaattgttttatttaaaaaatttacaaagcaACGAATAAGAAATTTCTTCGTAGTTTTGTACTATTAATCAGCGagtaattaaattagtttttaacttAATACCACCGATAAGataagtaattttaaaattaaagtctTCAAAATGGTCGGCTTCGATTAAGCTGACAAATGGAAGCAATGAGCTGTCGAGAATTAGTTGGACTATGTGCTGCATATCTTCCACTGACCATATACGATCTTCCTTTATTACAGTACTTTACTTTAATGCTTTTCTAAACACTAACAAAAGCTTATTGTGTTTACTACTAGCACATTGTAAATTCTCAAGGCCCCCTTCAGAGAACATCTGTAGAATTGAAATGGCCCAAATATTATAGCCCGTACTACGTCaagaagtttttgtttttgtttttttttgttttttgcatgTTGTGGGTTCCCTCAAGAGTTTTACTTCATACACaaggaacaaaaaaaggaaaagaagactGAACTAATCTAATCTCCTGCAGCGACTTTCACACACTAGGAGATGATCTTGTCTCTTCGTATCGGTTTTTGGACTTCCTTGACTCTGTACCAAAGTACATAAGCTTAATCCGTTGGAGATCTTCCGTAACTTCTATCATTGTAGGCCTCATGTTTCTATGAAAGGATAAGCAGCTAAATGCCAGTTCAGCTAAGTTGTGGATAGAGGCAAACATTTTCGGATCGTTGTCTGTTTTTAAGCAGGGATCGATGATATCTACCATACGCCCTCTTCCTATCCTGTCGATCGCAAGAGAGGCTAGATTCACTTCGGTGTAGGGACGAGTAAAGTCTATGACTTTAAAGCCTGAGATGATTTCCACGAGGACAACACCAAAGCTATACACATCGCTCTTGTCCGAGAGCTGAAAATCTTGGTGATATTGAGGGTCTAAGTATCCTGGAGTGCCTTGCGGAGCCGTGGAGATATGAGATGCTTCGAAATCGGTGGACATGCCGAGCCTAGAGAGTCCGAAATCCGAGATCTTGGAGTTGAACTCGAAGTCGAGGAGAATGTTGCTAGATTTGATGTCCCGGTGGTAGATAGGAGGGTTTACTGAAGAGTGGAGATGTGCGATTGCGTTTGCGGTTTGAGATGCAATGGCGAGACGGAGCGGCCAAGAAAG harbors:
- the LOC104762886 gene encoding uncharacterized protein LOC104762886 translates to MACLEMYNSNGGGMSPRISFSNDFVEIRPETTKTTRSSPLSKPEGSSSSSSDNFEFSVSNYTMMPADELFSKGKLLPFKETNQVQRTLREELLVEEDEDEAGPPRDATNIFSLKPPIFSSSSSSSSSKGRWKGLLGLKRAHVGSKNNEERFVHMINNNKQSQEAMGGREGSSCSREMKKSM